A stretch of [Clostridium] scindens DNA encodes these proteins:
- a CDS encoding DegT/DnrJ/EryC1/StrS family aminotransferase: protein MDERKKNNKILVTRSSMPPIDEYIEEIKGLWDNHWLTNMGEKHKELEGKLKEYLEVQELSLFSNGHMALELTIQAMNLSGEVITTPFTFASTTHAIVRNGLTPVFCDINPIDYTIDVNKIEELITDKTSAIIPVHVYGNICEVEEIEKIAQKYNLKVIYDSAHAFGEAYKGKGIGQYGDASIFSFHATKVFNTIEGGAVAYTDKELGLNLYRLKNFGIRGPEIVDWVGTNAKMNEFQAAMGICNLRYIDQEIKKRKRVVRKYLELLNGIPGIVFCKKQINVKENYSYFPVRFDEEIFGVGRDIVLEELKNEGIFARKYFYPLTSQFECYKGRYLGNTPIAEHVSKQILTLPLYADLKMEDVEKICMIIKRLKYKKKGN from the coding sequence ATGGATGAAAGAAAAAAGAATAATAAAATACTTGTAACAAGGTCTTCAATGCCACCGATAGATGAATATATAGAAGAAATTAAGGGATTGTGGGATAATCATTGGTTAACCAATATGGGGGAAAAGCATAAAGAATTAGAAGGTAAATTAAAAGAGTATCTAGAGGTCCAGGAACTTTCTCTGTTCTCTAATGGGCATATGGCATTAGAATTGACTATACAGGCGATGAATTTATCAGGGGAGGTTATTACCACACCTTTTACCTTTGCTTCTACCACACATGCTATTGTAAGAAATGGATTGACTCCAGTGTTCTGTGATATAAATCCGATTGATTATACAATTGACGTTAATAAAATTGAAGAGTTAATTACTGATAAAACATCTGCAATAATCCCTGTGCATGTTTATGGAAATATTTGTGAAGTTGAAGAAATAGAAAAAATTGCTCAAAAATATAATCTGAAAGTAATCTATGACTCAGCTCACGCCTTTGGGGAGGCCTATAAGGGGAAGGGGATAGGGCAGTATGGAGATGCATCTATTTTTAGTTTTCATGCAACAAAGGTCTTCAATACAATTGAAGGAGGTGCAGTGGCTTATACAGATAAAGAATTGGGTCTAAACTTGTATAGATTAAAAAATTTTGGAATTAGGGGACCTGAGATTGTTGATTGGGTTGGAACTAACGCGAAAATGAATGAATTCCAGGCAGCAATGGGAATTTGTAATCTTCGCTATATTGATCAAGAGATAAAAAAAAGAAAAAGGGTAGTTAGGAAATATCTTGAATTATTAAATGGGATTCCAGGAATAGTATTTTGTAAAAAACAAATTAATGTGAAAGAAAATTATTCATATTTTCCAGTAAGATTTGATGAAGAAATATTTGGTGTAGGACGAGACATAGTTCTAGAGGAGTTAAAAAATGAAGGGATTTTTGCTAGAAAGTATTTTTACCCTTTGACAAGTCAGTTTGAATGTTATAAAGGAAGATATTTAGGTAATACACCAATTGCTGAACATGTTTCCAAACAAATATTGACGTTGCCACTATATGCAGACTTAAAAATGGAGGATGTTGAAAAAATTTGTATGATTATAAAACGATTAAAATATAAAAAGAAAGGCAACTAA